A genomic segment from Triticum dicoccoides isolate Atlit2015 ecotype Zavitan chromosome 1A, WEW_v2.0, whole genome shotgun sequence encodes:
- the LOC119267764 gene encoding ABC transporter G family member 25-like isoform X2 codes for MLLQPVYEYLPRGRLVAMMCRKAEIELYLSSLGSKSSVRISRNCNQFSWAPGCQSGWACSTQDTNSFANNSFENPVPSRAENCRPCCPGFFCPRGLTCMMPCPLGAYCPLGTLNKTTNLCDPYSYQITPGSNQTCGSADTWADVITTNDVFCTPGHHCPTTTQKLNCSKGSYCRKGATGENKCRWKGGCKENSEKEEIALFGGILIVVLIVILLLVYNCSDQFIAVRAKILSKSRKKAAKIAQESATARKRWKLAKELVLRHEMEMYESSDAPEELATSSDGILHADKGNGKRSKNRRKLNVRTERFRRAYSQIDKERALQLDKDKLTLAGIVSRAAENRPQRPMLEVAFKGLTLSIGKKKLLQCVTGKLSPGRITAIMGPSGAGKTTFLNAVLGKTSGYKKDGLVLVNGKSGSMQSYKKIIGFVPQDDIVHGNLTVEENLWFSGRCRLSKSMSKADKVLILERVIGSLGLQEIRNSLVGTVEKRGISGGQRKRVNVGIEMVMEPSLLILDEPTTGLDSASSQQLLRALRHEASQGVNVCAVIHQPSYTLFSMFDDFVLLARGGLIAYHGPISEVENYFSGLGIKVPDRENPPDYYIDILEGIAKTKMSGHATPKHLPLLWILHNGYDVPEDMRKDLEEINMMHELYTVGSITRELSSVEQTESKHSVHQNVSQRNDLLNRKTPGVLAQYRYYLGRVAKQRLREATQQAVDYLILCIAGICIGTITKVNDDTLGAASYGYTIIAVSLLCQLAALRSFSPERLQYWRERESGMSSVAYFLARDTIDHFNTVVKPIVFLSTFYFFNNPRSTLGDNYLVLLALVYCVTGIGYTLAIWFELGLAQLCSALLPVVLVLVGTDPKFPQFIKQFCYPKWTLEAFIIAGAKEYSGVWLITRCGALLKGGYNINYFAICIGIMMLNGVLFRFVALLSLLKLR; via the exons atgttgttACAACCAGTATACGAGTACCTTCCAAGAG GGAGATTGGTTGCGATGATGTGCAGGAAAGCTGAAATAGAGTTATATCTCAGCAGCTTGGGAAGCAAGAGCAGTGTAAGGATTAGTAGGAATTGCAATCAGTTCTCATGGGCACCTGGGTGCCAATCTGGCTGGGCTTGCTCAACCCAGGACACGAACTCATTCGCAAACAACTCATTTGAAAACCCGGTTCCGTCCAGAGCAGAGAATTGCAGGCCATGCTGTCCAGGTTTCTTCTGCCCTCGTGGACTGACTTGCATGATGC CTTGTCCTTTGGGTGCTTATTGTCCTCTTGGGACACTGAATAAAACTACCAACCTTTGTGACCC GTATTCTTACCAAATAACTCCCGGATCAAACCAGACATGCGGCAGTGCAGATACTTGGGCTGATGTGATTACTACCAATGATGTCTTCTGCACTCCAGGGCACCATTGCCCAACCACTACCCAAAAACTTAACTGCAGCAAGGG GTCCTATTGCAGGAAAGGTGCCACTGGTGAAAATA AGTGTAGATGGAAAGGCGGGTGTAAGGAGAATTCAGAAAAAGAAGAAATCGCTTTGTTTGGTGGCATACTGATT GTTGTCTTAATTGTCATTTTACTACTGGTGTACAATTGCTCTGATCAATTCATTGCAGTTCGAGCTAAAATTTTATCGAAGTCTCGTAAAAAGGCAGCAAAGATTGCGCAAGAATCAGCAACAGCACGGAAAAGATGGAAATTAGCAAAAGAACTTGTACTAAGGCATGAGATGGAAATGTATGAGTCTTCTGATGCACCTGAGGAATTAGCTACATCATCTGATGGGATACTACATGCTGATAAAGGTAATGGTAAGAGATCAAAAAATCGCAGAAAGCTAAATGTTCGCACTGAAAGGTTCAGACGTGCATATAGTCAGATTGACAAGGAAAGAGCTCTGCAGCTAGACAAAGACAAATTAACACTCGCTGGAATAGTGTCTCGAGCTGCTGAAAACAGACCACAGAGGCCAATGCTTGAGGTGGCCTTCAAAGGTCTGACATTATCCATTGGGAAAAAGAAACTTCTACAATGCGTTACTGGAAAACTTTCACCAGGTAGGATAACGGCTATTATGGGTCCTTCTGGAGCAGGAAAGACCACATTTCTCAACGCTGTGTTAGGCAAAACATCAGGCTATAAGAAGGATGGATTGGTCCTTGTAAATGGAAAATCCGGATCGATGCAGTCATATAAGAAGATAATTGGTTTTGTTCCACAAGATGATATCGTACATGGAAACCTGACGGTTGAGGAAAATCTGTGGTTTAGTGGACGCTGCAG GTTAAGCAAAAGCATGTCAAAAGCTGATAAGGTTCTCATTCTAGAACGGGTTATAGGGTCACTAGGGCTCCAAGAAATCAGAAATTCCCTTGTTGGGACAGTGGAAAAGCGGGGTATTTCTGGCGGACAAAGGAAGCGTGTGAATGTTGGGATTGAAATGGTTATGGAACCATCTCTTCTGATATTAGACGAGCCAACAACAGGCTTAGATAGTGCTTCCTCCCAACAACTTCTAAGAGCTCTTCGTCATGAGGCATCCCAAGGCGTGAATGTTTGCGCAGTGATTCACCAACCAAG CTATACTTTGTTCAGTATGTTTGATGACTTTGTTCTTTTGGCAAGAGGCGGCCTTATTGCTTACCATGGGCCTATAAGTGAAGTTGAAAATTATTTCTCAGGCCTGGGGATCAAGGTTCCTGACCGCGAGAATCCTCCAGACTATTATATTGACATCTTAGAGGGAATAGCAAAGACAAAAATGAGCGGACATGCCACTCCTAAACATTTGCCACTTCTCTGGATTCTGCATAATGGATATGATGTTCCAGAAGATATGCGGAAGGACCTTGAGGAGATCAATATGATGCACGAGTTATATACTGTAGGGTCCATTACTAGAGAACTATCTTCTGTAGAACAGACAGAGAGTAAACATTCTGTGCACCAAAATGTCAGCCAAAGAAATGATTTACTGAATAGGAAAACACCCGGTGTACTTGCACAATACAGATACTATTTAGGGAG GGTAGCTAAGCAACGTCTACGTGAAGCTACGCAACAGGCTGTTGATTACCTGATATTGTGTATTGCTGGCATATGCATTGGAACCATCACAAAAGTAAACGATGATACACTCGGTGCAGCTTCTTATGGGTATACCATAATTGCAGTCT CACTGTTGTGCCAGCTTGCAGCACTGCGATCATTTTCACCAGAAAGATTGCAATACTGGAGGGAGAGAGAATCTGGCATGAGCTCTGTAGCTTACTTCCTTGCAAGAGACACTATTGATCATTTCAACACCGTGGTTAAACCAATTGTCTTCCTCTCAACATTTTATTTCTTCAACAATCCACGGTCTACACTTGGAGATAATTATTTGGTCTTGCTTGCGTTAGTTTACTGTGTAACTGGCATAGGTTATACTCTTGCAATTTGGTTTGAGCTGGGGTTAGCTCAGTTG TGTTCTGCATTGCTACCTGTGGTACTGGTCCTGGTGGGCACTGACCCAAAATTTCCACAATTTATTAAACAATTCTGCTATCCCAAGTGGACACTAGAAGCTTTCATTATTGCTGGAGCAAAAGA GTATTCTGGTGTATGGCTGATTACTCGATGTGGAGCACTGCTAAAAGGTGGTTATAATATCAATTATTTTGCAATCTGCATCGGCATTATGATGCTTAATGGTGTACTCTTCCGGTTTGTTGCTCTGCTTAGTCTGTTGAAGCTAAGATAG
- the LOC119279487 gene encoding chitinase 2-like, whose protein sequence is MGSTKLIAATLLPAFLALHLHAPAAMATAAGSSNSNLFRDYIGALYNGVRFADVPVDPRARFDFILAFVIDYTTATEPPSPTNGRFNVFWQDTVLTPAAVAEVKRRNPNVRVAVSLGGATVNGRPVFFNVTSGVDSWVRNAVDSLTGIIQRYGLDGIDIDYEQFQVDPGTFAECAGRLVAALKSSGVIRFASIAPYGNGDVQRYYRTLWAAHGAAIDYVNFQFYAYGASTTAAKYVSLFDEQIANYPGANILASFTTAATNTSVPVDTALSACRTLQGQGKLYGIFVWAADHSRNQGFKYETQSQALLTDATTY, encoded by the coding sequence ATGGGCTCCACAAAGCTCATCGCAGCGACTCTTCTCCCCGCCTTCCTCGCCCTCCATCTACACGCCCCAGCAGCAATGGCCACCGCGGCAGGAAGCTCCAACTCCAACCTCTTCCGTGACTACATCGGCGCCCTCTACAACGGCGTCAGGTTCGCGGACGTGCCGGTCGACCCGCGCGCCCGGTTCGACTTCATCCTCGCGTTCGTCATCGACTACACCACCGCGACGGAGCCACCGTCCCCGACCAACGGCCGGTTCAACGTCTTCTGGCAGGACACGGTGCTCACCCCCGCCGCGGTCGCCGAGGTCAAGCGGCGGAACCCCAACGTGCGCGTGGCCGTCAGCCTCGGCGGCGCCACGGTCAACGGCAGGCCCGTGTTCTTCAACGTCACCTCCGGCGTTGACTCCTGGGTCCGCAACGCCGTCGACTCGCTGACCGGCATCATCCAGCGGTACGGCCTGGACGGCATCGACATCGACTACGAGCAGTTCCAGGTGGACCCGGGCACCTTCGCCGAGTGCGCCGGCCGTCTCGTGGCGGCGCTCAAGAGCAGCGGCGTCATCAGGTTCGCGTCCATCGCGCCGTACGGCAACGGCGACGTGCAGCGCTACTACCGGACGCTGTGGGCGGCGCACGGGGCCGCCATAGACTACGTCAACTTCCAGTTCTACGCCTACGGCGCAAGCACCACCGCGGCGAAGTACGTCAGCCTCTTCGACGAGCAGATCGCCAACTACCCTGGAGCCAACATCCTGGCCAGCTTCACCACAGCGGCGACGAACACCTCGGTGCCGGTCGACACCGCGCTCAGTGCTTGCCGGACTCTGCAGGGGCAGGGCAAGCTCTACGGCATCTTTGTCTGGGCTGCAGACCATTCCAGGAACCAAGGATTCAAGTATGAGACACAATCGCAGGCCCTGTTGACTGATGCCACCACTTACTAG